Genomic DNA from Erythrobacter aureus:
GGTCGGCTACGAGAACGATGGCTGCCCCATTCGTGTCGACCGGCGCGGTCTGCCCGTGCCCGACGGAGGGTTTGGCGTCCCCGACGATCTCTCCATCATCGCGCTCGCACCGGCCACGCTGTTCGAAGACCCGGCCGCGCCCTACCCGCCGATCGTGCCGCCCGGCGATATCGCCATACTCGCGCGGATCGCGCATGGCGAAGACAATCCGGTCAACCGCGAACGTCTGCAACACGGGCATGCGGTCATGGCCTCGTTCCGCCGCGGAAATGGCGAAGTGTTCAATGCCGGGACCACCGAATGGGCGCATGGCCTGGCCGCGGGCGATCCCTATGTCGACCGGATAACCCGCAACGTCCTGACCCGCTTCGGCGTCCCGATCGGGGCCGCCGATTGAACGCCTTCCCTTTCCGTGAGCTGAGCCCCTGGCTCTCCGAACCGGAAGACCGGCAACCGCTCCTGCTCGGACATACACGCGCCGATGTCGCAATTGTCGGCGGCGGCTATACGGGCCTTTCCACCGCCTTGGCGCTGCGCGAAAGTGGGCTGTCGGTCGCACTGGTCGAGCAGGATTTCTGCGGGTCCGGAGCGAGCGGGCGCAATGCCGGACATCTGACCCCGACCATCGGTAAGGACCTGCCTACGCTGCTGAGACATTTCGGGGAGCAACGCACCGGTGATCTCGTTGGCTTCGCGGAAGAGGCGGTCAGGCATACAGAGAAGGTGATCGTGCGGTTATCGCTCGATTGCGACTATCGCCCAGTGGGCAATGTAATTGCCGGCCTGCATGCCCGCCATCGCCCACCGCTGGAGCGCGCGGCCCGGGTCGCGGAGATGGTCGGCGCCCCTTTTCATTTTCTCGACGAGGCCGATGTGCGTGCGCGCGACCTCCCGCAATTCGTCAAATTCGGCGCGATCGAGGCCAGCGGCGGGCATCTTCACCCGGGCAAGTACGTACAGGGATTACGGCGAGCCGTATTGCAAGCCGGGGTCGAATTGTTCGAAGACACCTCCGTAACCTCGATCGAACGGAAAGGCAGCCGGGTCCATCTCCGAACCGCCAGCGGATCGCTCGATTGCGAGAAGCTGGTGTTGGCGACGAATGCCTATACGCCCTCGACCCTCGGCCGGATGGCCTATCGCGTCTTCCCGCTGCGGGTGTCCCTTTTTCGCACCCGGCCGCTGTCGACGGCGGAATGGGACAGGGTCGGCTGGGCACGCCGCGAAGGCATCTATACCGCGCATGAATCGCTCGAAAATTTTCGCCCCCTGCCCGATGGGAGAATCCTCGGGGGCTCGAAGGTCGTTCAATATGCCTTCGGCAGCAAGCTCGCCCCCGGGTCGCAGCCATCGGCTTTTCAAACCCTGACGGACCTGTTCCGCAAGCGGTTTCCCGAACTCCGGGATGTCGCGATCGAAGATTTCTGGGGAGGATGGATCGCGATGACGCTGGATTTCCTGCCCTTCTTCGGTGCCGACAAATCGGACCGGATCGTCCACGCAATGGGCTATAACGGGCACGGTATCGCGCAGGCGACCTTCGCCGGATCGATGGCGGCCGACCTTGTCATGGGCCGTCGAAACCGCTGGGTCGAACTTCTCCGCCGCCACTCGCTTCCCCTGCCTCCCGAGCCGTTCCGGTGGCTCGGAGTGAAAGCGCTGCTGGGCTATCTTGGCAGGATCGATGCGAAGGTCGATCACGATCTCTCTCGTCCCTAGACCTGCGGATTTGCGACCCGGCAGCAGGAGTCAGCCGATCGGCGCGATCCGAACGCCGCGCCGATCTCAAGCAGCCTAGTATTTCAGGATCAGTTGGACGCCATAGGTGCTCGGATCATTGTAGTTGAGCTGGTCGGACGTAATCACGGGAGCATAGGAGGTGATATATTTCTCCCCGAAGATGTTCTTGCCCCACATGGCCAGTTCGAGACTCTCGCTGGCGTTCTGCCAGGCGAGGCGCGCATTGACCTGGCCGTGATCGTCGACGCGCGACACCGGATCGTTGTCGGGGAACAGGAATATCGACGATGTGTAGGAACCGTCGATCCGGGCCTTCAGATCGCCGCTGGCCCCAAGCGGGAAACGAAAATTGACGCCCCCGGCCGCGGAAAACTCGGGCGCGTTGACCATCCGGTTGCCCGAGAACGCGGCACCCCCGAATGCGTCGAATTCCTCATATTTGCCATCGAGCAAGGTGATCGAGGCAAAAAGATCGAAATTGCGTGACGGGCGGATGGTCGTATCCGCCTCGAACCCATACACCCGTGCATTGCCGGCATTGACCTTGCGCTGCACCGGGATCGGGCCGGTCAGGTCGAACACGAACACCTGAAGGTCGCGATAATCGTAGTAGAATGCGGCGGCGTTGAACTGGACCAACCGGTTCAGGATTTCCGTCTTGAGGCCGACCTCATAAGCATAGAGTTTCTCTGACCCGAAAGGCTGCAACTGGACGAGGTCCGTCGAAGCACCGCCCGCGAAACCCCCGCTATTGTAGCCCTTCGAGAAGGAGGCATAGACGAGAGTTTCGTCGAGATCATAGTTGAGGGCGAGGCGCCAACTGAGATCCTCGAAACTCTCTTCGCCTGAAAAGTCGAGGATCGGAACGGTGACGTCTGAATAGGCCTTGGTCGGGGCAATGCCTCCGATTGCATCGAAGAGGCTCCGATATTCCATCGCAATCGTGTCATGGGAATAGCGCAGGCCAGCCGTCGCGGTCAGCCGTTCGGTCAAGGGAATGTCTGCCTGACCGAACAGCGCATAGCTGTCGGTATCCTGCGTGTAGGGGTAGCGCAGCAATCCAAGCGAATTGACCGGGTCGAATGTCCCGAGGAGATCGTTCGGATCGCGCAGGCTGCGCAGGAGATCGAAGGCGTTGTCGGTCTTCAGCTCGTCGTGGAAGTAATAGCCTC
This window encodes:
- a CDS encoding NAD(P)/FAD-dependent oxidoreductase, with amino-acid sequence MNAFPFRELSPWLSEPEDRQPLLLGHTRADVAIVGGGYTGLSTALALRESGLSVALVEQDFCGSGASGRNAGHLTPTIGKDLPTLLRHFGEQRTGDLVGFAEEAVRHTEKVIVRLSLDCDYRPVGNVIAGLHARHRPPLERAARVAEMVGAPFHFLDEADVRARDLPQFVKFGAIEASGGHLHPGKYVQGLRRAVLQAGVELFEDTSVTSIERKGSRVHLRTASGSLDCEKLVLATNAYTPSTLGRMAYRVFPLRVSLFRTRPLSTAEWDRVGWARREGIYTAHESLENFRPLPDGRILGGSKVVQYAFGSKLAPGSQPSAFQTLTDLFRKRFPELRDVAIEDFWGGWIAMTLDFLPFFGADKSDRIVHAMGYNGHGIAQATFAGSMAADLVMGRRNRWVELLRRHSLPLPPEPFRWLGVKALLGYLGRIDAKVDHDLSRP